A DNA window from Nitrososphaerota archaeon contains the following coding sequences:
- a CDS encoding DUF998 domain-containing protein, with amino-acid sequence MTFSNPAKAGVALFIGTVQFGIFMIVAEAVWPSYSVSTNYISDLGANLPSSQIYNPSIVVLGVSVLVAALFLQRSFHWKPATCLMVLAGIGAVGVGLFPEGSPFSLHSIFSLVVFLFAGLSAIVTSRFQKTPLSYFAMILGAGTLLALILYVGQIYLGLGAGGMERMVVYPVLLWAIGFGGHLMGMEDMPRP; translated from the coding sequence ATGACGTTCTCGAACCCGGCGAAAGCAGGCGTCGCGCTGTTCATCGGCACGGTTCAGTTCGGAATATTCATGATAGTCGCCGAAGCAGTCTGGCCAAGCTACAGCGTCTCGACAAACTACATCAGTGACTTGGGCGCGAACCTGCCCTCTTCCCAGATCTACAACCCGTCAATTGTGGTCCTCGGTGTCTCTGTGCTAGTCGCTGCGTTATTCCTTCAGCGGTCTTTTCACTGGAAGCCCGCAACCTGTCTGATGGTACTGGCAGGCATCGGCGCGGTGGGTGTGGGCTTGTTTCCCGAAGGGTCACCGTTTTCCCTGCATTCAATCTTTTCTCTAGTCGTCTTCCTCTTCGCCGGCCTTTCCGCCATCGTCACGTCGAGGTTCCAGAAGACACCACTGTCATACTTCGCCATGATTTTGGGAGCGGGGACTCTGCTCGCCCTTATCCTCTACGTGGGCCAGATTTACCTCGGTCTGGGTGCCGGCGGGATGGAGCGGATGGTGGTGTACCCGGTCCTTCTATGGGCAATCGGGTTCGGCGGTCATCTGATGGGCATGGAAGACATGCCGCGTCCCTGA
- a CDS encoding DUF429 domain-containing protein yields the protein MSVVGIDLAGSEKRNTGFCVMDSRMHCRTAVLHTNAEILEQTFAARPRVVSIDAPLFLPKGRESLEKRGPPHFRECDKELLRMHIRFFPISLGPMRMLTARGMKLRADLEGGGLEVIESFPGAIQDLLGMPRKQGGLPLLAAALEKYGIDLGRPSGELNGDELDAVTSALVGLHYAKGEFRAIGNPEEGLMILPRPLGE from the coding sequence TTGAGCGTAGTTGGCATCGACCTTGCGGGGAGCGAGAAGAGAAACACCGGCTTCTGCGTCATGGACAGCCGGATGCACTGCCGCACGGCGGTCCTCCACACCAACGCGGAGATACTTGAGCAGACCTTCGCTGCGCGACCCAGGGTCGTGAGCATCGACGCCCCCTTGTTCCTGCCCAAGGGAAGGGAGAGCTTGGAAAAGCGGGGCCCGCCGCACTTCAGAGAATGCGACAAGGAACTCCTCAGGATGCATATCAGGTTCTTCCCGATATCGCTCGGCCCCATGCGAATGCTTACGGCCCGGGGGATGAAGCTCAGAGCCGACCTTGAAGGCGGCGGCCTCGAGGTCATCGAGAGCTTCCCCGGGGCCATCCAGGATCTGCTGGGCATGCCCCGCAAGCAGGGGGGCCTCCCATTGCTTGCGGCTGCACTGGAGAAGTACGGCATAGACCTCGGACGTCCCTCAGGCGAGCTGAACGGGGACGAACTGGACGCGGTCACTTCTGCCCTCGTCGGCCTCCACTATGCCAAAGGTGAGTTCAGGGCTATCGGTAACCCCGAGGAGGGGTTGATGATTCTCCCAAGACCTCTCGGGGAATAG